A genome region from Panicum virgatum strain AP13 chromosome 4K, P.virgatum_v5, whole genome shotgun sequence includes the following:
- the LOC120704226 gene encoding L-ascorbate oxidase homolog, producing MEAPSSSSARPNRRLLLAAAAAALLLASSHLLAARADDPYRFYTWNVTFGDIYPLGVKQEGILINGQFPGPQIDAVTNDNIIVNVFNNLPVPFLLSWQGIQQRRSSWQDGVYGTNCPIPPGGNFTYNMQFKDQIGSYYYFPSLLFHKAAGGYGGIRVLSRPRIPVPFDPPASDFTIMAGDWFKLNHTDLKGILDSGNDLPFPDGLLINGQGSNGNRFTVGQGKTYRFRVSNVGIATSVIIRIQGHSMLLVEVEGSHTMQATFTSIDIHLGQSYSFLVTADQPPADYSIIVSTRFTTPVLTTTAILHYSNANGAATVLPPLAPTTEIDFSLNQARSIRWNLTASGPRPNPQGSYHYGLVNTTRTIRLANSRATINGKLRYAVNSISFIPADTPLKVADFYNISGVFTLGSMPDNPTGGGAYLQTSVMAANMREYVEIIFQNAENFVQSWHIDGYAFWVVGMDGGQWTPASRQGYNLRDAIARYTLQVYPQSWTAIYMPLDNVGMWNVRSESWARQYLGQQFYLRVYSPANSWRDENPIPKNALLCGRASGRRTRPL from the exons ATggaggccccctcctcctcatccgctcgccccaaccgccgcctcctcctcgccgccgccgctgccgccctcctcctcgcctcctcgcACCTCCTCGCGGCGCGCGCTGACGACCCCTACAGGTTCTACACCTGGAACGTCACCTTCGGCGACATCTACCCGCTCGGCGTCAAGCAGGAG GGGATACTGATCAACGGCCAGTTCCCGGGGCCGCAGATCGACGCCGTCACCAACGACAACATCATCGTCAATGTCTTCAACAACCTGcccgtccccttcctcctctcatg GCAAGGAATTCAGCAGAGGAGGAGCTCATGGCAAGACGGTGTGTATGGTACAAACTGCCCAATCCCTCCGGGTGGCAATTTCACTTACAACATGCAATTCAAGGACCAAATTGGGAGCTACTACTACTTCCCTTCCCTTTTATTCCACAAGGCAGCCGGTGGTTATGGTGGCATCAGGGTTCTTAGCAGACCAAGGATCCCAGTTCCATTTGACCCCCCTGCCAGTGATTTCACCATAATGGCTGGTGACTGGTTCAAACTCAATCACACT GACTTGAAAGGCATTTTAGACAGTGGAAATGACCTGCCATTCCCTGATGGGCTTCTTATTAATGGACAAGGCTCGAATGGCAATAGATTTACAGTGGGCCAAG GGAAAACATACCGTTTTCGGGTATCGAATGTGGGCATTGCAACATCAGTGATTATTAGGATTCAAGGCCATTCCATGCTCCTGGTTGAGGTGGAGGGATCTCACACCATGCAGGCCACATTCACATCCATTGATATCCATCTAGGCCAATCCTACTCGTTCCTTGTTACTGCTGATCAGCCACCGGCAGACTACTCCATAATTGTGTCGACACGTTTTACCACCCCTGTGCTCACCACCACTGCCATCCTCCACTACAGCAATGCAAATGGGGCTGCAACAGTACTGCCTCCCCTAGCCCCTACAACCGAGATCGATTTTTCTCTCAATCAGGCTAGATCAATTCG GTGGAATCTGACAGCGAGTGGACCAAGGCCAAACCCTCAAGGTTCTTACCACTACGGTCTTGTCAACACCACACGAACCATCAGACTCGCCAACTCACGGGCAACCATCAATGGCAAGCTGAGATATGCAGTTAACAGTATCTCCTTCATCCCGGCTGACACTCCTCTCAAGGTTGCCGATTTCTACAACATTTCGGGAGTGTTCACGCTGGGCAGCATGCCCGACAACCCTACCGGTGGCGGCGCCTACCTCCAGACATCTGTCATGGCAGCCAACATGCGGGAATATGTTGAGATCATCTTTCAGAACGCCGAGAACTTTGTGCAGTCATGGCACATTGACGGTTATGCGTTCTGGGTCGTCGG GATGGATGGAGGGCAATGGACACCGGCCAGTCGTCAGGGTTACAACCTTAGAGATGCCATTGCTCGGTACACCTTGCAG GTGTACCCTCAGTCATGGACCGCCATCTACATGCCGCTGGACAACGTGGGGATGTGGAACGTGAGGTCGGAGAGCTGGGCCCGGCAGTACCTCGGCCAGCAGTTCTACCTCCGGGTGTACTCGCCGGCGAACTCGTGGCGGGACGAGAACCCGATCCCAAAGAACGCGCTGCTCTGCGGCCGGGCTTCTGGCCGCCGAACCAGGCCTCTCTGA